A window of the Chrysoperla carnea unplaced genomic scaffold, inChrCarn1.1, whole genome shotgun sequence genome harbors these coding sequences:
- the LOC123304877 gene encoding uncharacterized protein LOC123304877 — protein MEKLFVHLIRRSDEYFELAGLSEDKRLWFSLPDEHKNLYEHKVLSSKTTIKSAIAAIKPINGFRKIGIKLDEDLKKEYFDEDGNLSYKNYPLQESVVFFDVSEKLQEENFLIKRIKELELKLNDKDEIKLQNIEKKFVLDKYDKTQNPSEWFSKFESECDRNKIKSGTQMIEALRFFVAGSAKHWYEGNLKKFGLTNWSEWRNSFFSIFIDKGWTAVRKAYTYKYLGGSLIDYALTKENLCLEVESDSTMSSRINLIVMGLPSQVQDELDREDINTIKKLYNELRKLDGQYNKRSKENKPYDNRHEKTKLGESTKKKQIDIPLKKPCYMCEALGWKNRFHPSNECRNKILYAQKKESNLIETKSDSENEAEMMKMEIDRNSLN, from the coding sequence atggaaaaattgtttgtccACTTAATAAGAAGAAgcgatgaatattttgaattagctgGACTATCCGAAGATAAGCGGTTATGGTTTAGCTTACcagatgaacataaaaatttatatgaacataAGGTATTATCATCAAAAACCACCATTAAAAGTGCAATTGCTGCTATTAAACCGATTAATGGTTTCCGAAAAATTGGCATTAAATTAGATgaggatttgaaaaaagaatattttgatgaagatGGAAACCTTAGCTACAAAAACTATCCGTTACAGGAATCTGTAGTTTTTTTTGATGTGAGTGAAAAACtccaagaagaaaattttttaattaaaagaatcaaggaattagaattaaaattaaatgacaaagatgagataaaattgcaaaatatagaaaagaagTTTGTTCTTGATAAATATGACAAAACACAAAACCCTTCTGAGtggttttctaaatttgaaagtgaatgtgaccgaaataaaataaaaagtggtacCCAGATGATTGAAGCTTTACGATTTTTTGTCGCTGGATCGGCCAAACACTGGTAtgaaggaaatttgaaaaaatttggtctAACTAATTGGTCTGAATggcgaaattcatttttttccatttttattgacaaaggtTGGACAGCTGTCAGAAAAGCATATACCTATAAATACTTAGGCGGCTCATTGATCGATTAcgctttaacaaaagaaaatttatgtttagaagTAGAAAGTGATAGTACTATGAGTTCCAGAATAAACTTGATTGTAATGGGTTTACCATCTCAAGTTCAAGACGAGCTAGATCGCGAAGACAttaacactataaaaaaattatacaatgaacTCCGAAAGCTAGATGGtcaatataataaacgttcgaaagaaaataaaccatATGATAATcggcatgaaaaaacaaaattaggagaatcgactaaaaagaaacaaattgatatacCCTTGAAAAAACCATGCTACATGTGTGAAGCTCTTGGTtggaaaaatcgatttcatcCCTCTAACGAATGCCGAAATAAAATACTGTACGCTCAGAAAAAAgaatctaatttaattgaaacgaaatctgattcagaaaatgaggctgaaatgatgaaaatggaaattgaccGAAATTCTTTAAACTAG